Below is a genomic region from Enterobacter hormaechei subsp. xiangfangensis.
CCATATGGCTAATGATAACTGGTCGGGTCAGGATAAAGCTCAACACTTTCTGGCGTCTGCAATGTTGTCCGCTGCGGGTAATGAGTATGCGCTGCACCAGGGGTATAGCCGGGATCGAAGTGCCACAATGGGCCTGATGTTCTCCATCAGCCTGGGGGCATCAAAAGAACTTTGGGATAGCCGCCCCTCGGGAAGCGGCTGGAGCTGGAAAGATTTTGCCTGGGACGTAGCCGGGGCAACAACCGGCTACGCCGTCTGGCAGATGGCGCATTATTAAAGGCGGATCCCTTTTCCTTTACGATGCAGCATCAGGGAGACAATAAACGCCAGCGCCCCCATGATGGTGACATACCAGAAGAAGGTCGTTTCACTGCCCCATGACTTTAGGGATAGCGCGACATATTCTGCTGATCCGCCAAACAGGGCGTTAGCGACCGCATAAGAGAGGCCTACGCCCAGCGCCCTCACCTGTGCGGGAAACATTTCCGCTTTCAAAATGCCACTGATTGCCGTGTAAAAACTAATAATAATAAGTGCCACCATAATCAAAGCGAAAGCGGCATACGGAGAGGTTGTATGCTGTAGCGCCGTCAAAAGCGGAACAGTCCCCAGGGTGAGCATGCCACCAAAAATCAGCATGGAGGTGCGGCGACCTATTTTGTCCGACAGCGCGCCAACAATCGGCTGGATGAGCATAAAGACCAGTAACGCCACCGTCATGACGACACTCGCAACGTTAGCATGCATGCCCGTCGTGTTGACCAGATATTTTTGCATATAGGTGGTGAAGGTATAGAAGCTTAGCGAGCCTGCGGCGGTAAAGCCTAATACCATCAAAAATGCTTTGCGGTTACGCCACAACCCTTTCATCGAACCGGCTTCTTTCAGCGCCCTGACCTCCTGCTGGGAGGTTTCATCAAGCTGACGGCGTAACCACAGCGCCACAACCGCCAGGGCGGCCCCCAGGGCAAACGGTATGCGCCAGCCCCAGGCGCGTAAATCTTCATCGCTAAGGATTTGTTGAAGGATCACCACAACCAGTAACGCCAGTAGCTGTCCGCCAATGAGGGTTACATACTGGAATGATGCATAGAAACCTTTGCGCCCTTCAACAGCCACTTCGCTCATGTATGTCGCGCTGGTGCCGTATTCGCCACCCACTGACAGCCCCTGGAACAGACGTGCCAGCAACAGCAACGCCGGTGCCCATGTTCCGATTGTGTCATATCCGGGCAAGCAGGCAATCACCAGCGAGCCGACGCACATCAGGCACACAGAGATGAGCATGGATGTCTTGCGCCCTTTCCTGTCCGCGATCCTGCCGAACAGCCATCCGCCAATGGGACGCATCAGGAACCCGGCGGCAAAAACGCCTGCGGTTTGCAGAAGCTGCGTTGTGGTGTTCCCTGATGGGAAAAAGATATGCGCAAAGTAGAGTGAACAGAATGAATAGACGTAAAAATCAAACCACTCTACAAGGTTCCCCGATGAGGCTCCAACAATTGCCCAAACCCGACGGCGAGTATCCTTGCCTGCTAAACTGGTATTATCCGTATCTGCACTGGCTACGGTTTCTGTCATTTTAAAATCCCCTGTCTCACATTGCGGGCCATTGCCCACAAACAGTAAAACCGGATTTAAAACGAATCGTTAGGTAAATAAAATGTTTCCAATATGTTTCATTGGATTTTGTGAACTCGATCAGGTATCGAATTATTAGCGGACGTAGTAATTATCCCCACGCTTGCTGGTGAGCCTTTTTTCGCTGCAAATAATCTTCATCGGCACGAATTTTATCCCACCACGTTTTGAATACCGCAGCGGCCTCTGCTTTTACTGGATCGTGATCGAGGGGTTTGACCTGGCGCTTCTCATCATACTTTTTTCCGCCTTTATGATTGGCGTATCGCCGGGCACGGGTGTATCCCATCTGTATGAATTTACGCGCCATATCCATACCTACAAAATCGTTATTCCTGCGGTACTCTTCAAAGAGGGCGTAGATCTCTTCTGCCGAACGCGCTGCGACTTCAGCATTTTTATAACGCCAGTGTGGAAGGATTTCGCTTTTATAAGGCTCGACCATCAATACGCCCTGCTCACCCCGGCCCACCTGATACCGTTCGGGATGTTCGCGAAAATTAATATTGGCAAAATCTTGTTGATAATCAAAGGGACGAGTCAAAGCGGCACCATTGTTAAAATTGTTTTAACAATTGTAGGCCGGATAAGGGGAAGCCGCCATCCGGCATGTTTTCCGCGCCCAAAGCAAAAAACCCCGTACCTTACGGTACGGGGTTTTTCTTGTTTGATGCCTGGCAGTTCCCTACTCTCACATGGGGAGACCCCACACTACCATCGGCGCTACGGCGTTTCACTTCTGAGTTCGGCATGGGGTCAGGTGGGACCACCGCGCTACAGCCGCCAGGCAAATTCTTGTGCTCTGTCCTGTGTCTTTCGCACTGATACTGCGTTGGCTGCTCTCGTAAAGTCAGTCACATACCTCAGTATGCTCCTTCCTTTCCTTCGTTTGCCGCCTTGTCTCAGCGCAAAATCCTTCGGACTCTGAATCTAAGCTGAAAATTTCGTCTCTTCGCCAAAACATCTTCGGCGTTGTAAGGTTAAGCCTCACGGTTCATTAGTATCGGTTAGCTCAACGCATCGCTGCGCTTACACACCCGACCTATCAACGTCGTCGTCTTCAACGTTCCTTCAGGAGACTTAAAGTCTCAGGGAGAACTCATCTCGGGGCAAGTTTCGTGCTTAGATGCTTTCAGCACTTATCTCTTCCGCATTTAGCTACCGGGCAGTGCCATTGGCATGACAACCCGAACACCAGTGATGCGTCCACTCCGGTCCTCTCGTACTAGGAGCAGCCCCCCTCAATTCTCCAGCGCCCACGGCAGATAGGGACCGAACTGTCTCACGACGTTCTAAACCCAGCTCGCGTACCACTTTAAATGGCGAACAGCCATACCCTTGGGACCTACTTCAGCCCCAGGATGTGATGAGCCGACATCGAGGTGCCAAACACCGCCGTCGATATGAACTCTTGGGCGGTATCAGCCTGTTATCCCCGGAGTACCTTTTATCCGTTGAGCGATGGCCCTTCCATTCAGAACCACCGGATCACTATGACCTGCTTTCGCACCTGCTCGCGCCGTCACGCTCGCAGTCAAGCTGGCTTATGCCATTGCACTAACCTCCTGATGTCCGACCAGGATTAGCCAACCTTCGTGCTCCTCCGTTACTCTTTGGGAGGAGACCGCCCCAGTCAAACTACCCACCAGACACTGTCCGCAACCCGGATCACGGGTCTACGTTAGAACACCAGCCATTAAAGGGTGGTATTTCAAGGACGGCTCCACGCAGACTGGCGTCCACGCTTCAAAGCCTCCCACCTATCCTACACATCAAGGACCAGTGTTCAGTGTCAAGCTATAGTAAAGGTTCACGGGGTCTTTCCGTCTTGCCGCGGGTACACTGCATCTTCACAGCGAGTTCAATTTCACTGAGTCTCGGGTGGAGACAGCCTGGCCATCATTACGCCATTCGTGCAGGTCGGAACTTACCCGACAAGGAATTTCGCTACCTTAGGACCGTTATAGTTACGGCCGCCGTTTACCGGGGCTTCGATCAAGAGCTTCGCGTTGCCGCTAACCCCATCAATTAACCTTCCGGCACCGGGCAGGCGTCACACCGTATACGTCCACTTTCGTGTTTGCACAGTGCTGTGTTTTTAATAAACAGTTGCAGCCAGCTGGTATCTTCGACTGATTTCAGCTCCGTCCGCAGGGACTTCACCTACCTATCAGCGTGCCTTCTCCCGAAGTTACGGCACCATTTTGCCTAGTTCCTTCACCCGAGTTCTCTCAAGCGCCTTGGTATTCTCTACCTGACCACCTGTGTCGGTTTGGGGTACGATTTCGTGTTACCTGATGCTTAGAGGCTTTTCCTGGAAGCAGGGCATTTATCACTTCAGCACCGTAGTGCCTCGTCATCACACCTCAGCGTTAAAAGGTACCGGATTTACCTGGAACCTCCGCCTACATGCTTAAACCGGGACAACCGTCGCCCGGCTGACATAGCCTTCTCCGTCCCCCCTTCGCAGTAACACCAAGTACAGGAATATTAACCTGTTTCCCATCGACTACGCCTTTCGGCCTCGCCTTAGGGGTCGACTCACCCTGCCCCGATTAACGTTGGACAGGAACCCTTGGTCTTCCGGCGAGCGGGCTTTTCACCCGCTTTATCGTTACTTATGTCAGCATTCGCACTTCTGATACCTCCAGCATGCCTCACAGCACACC
It encodes:
- a CDS encoding YfiM family lipoprotein → MRTPFLIIPLFLTGCSHMANDNWSGQDKAQHFLASAMLSAAGNEYALHQGYSRDRSATMGLMFSISLGASKELWDSRPSGSGWSWKDFAWDVAGATTGYAVWQMAHY
- a CDS encoding MFS family transporter, which gives rise to MTETVASADTDNTSLAGKDTRRRVWAIVGASSGNLVEWFDFYVYSFCSLYFAHIFFPSGNTTTQLLQTAGVFAAGFLMRPIGGWLFGRIADRKGRKTSMLISVCLMCVGSLVIACLPGYDTIGTWAPALLLLARLFQGLSVGGEYGTSATYMSEVAVEGRKGFYASFQYVTLIGGQLLALLVVVILQQILSDEDLRAWGWRIPFALGAALAVVALWLRRQLDETSQQEVRALKEAGSMKGLWRNRKAFLMVLGFTAAGSLSFYTFTTYMQKYLVNTTGMHANVASVVMTVALLVFMLIQPIVGALSDKIGRRTSMLIFGGMLTLGTVPLLTALQHTTSPYAAFALIMVALIIISFYTAISGILKAEMFPAQVRALGVGLSYAVANALFGGSAEYVALSLKSWGSETTFFWYVTIMGALAFIVSLMLHRKGKGIRL
- a CDS encoding DUF4385 domain-containing protein; its protein translation is MTRPFDYQQDFANINFREHPERYQVGRGEQGVLMVEPYKSEILPHWRYKNAEVAARSAEEIYALFEEYRRNNDFVGMDMARKFIQMGYTRARRYANHKGGKKYDEKRQVKPLDHDPVKAEAAAVFKTWWDKIRADEDYLQRKKAHQQAWG